In the genome of Polaribacter atrinae, one region contains:
- a CDS encoding aldehyde dehydrogenase family protein yields MANVTKPEFKERYGNFIGGKFVDPVKGQYFENRSPVDGKVFTQAARSTQEDINLALDAAHEAFPAWSNTSATERSNALLKIAQVMEDNLEYLATLETIDNGKPIREARAADIPYCIDHFRYFAGVIRADEGSISEHDKDTVSIVLHEPVGVVGEIIPWNFPMLMLAWKIAPALAAGCTAVVKPAEQTPTSVMMLMELIGDILPAGVLNIVTGFGKEAGAALATSNRIAKLSFTGSTETGRTVLHNAAENIIPVTMELGGKSPNIFFPSVAAQDDEFFSKAIEGALMFALNQGEICTTPSRILVHEDIADRFVEKMQERLKLVKPGNPLDPETMIGSQVSKAQYEKILNYIKIGIEEGAAVLAGGEAGNYEGELSEGYYIQPTVLKGDNKMRVFQEEIFGPVVALTTFKTTEEAIAIANDTPYGLGAGVWSRDAHELYQVPRAIQAGRVWVNQYNTYPAHAPFGGVKESGFGRENHKMALDHYRVVKNMLISYDKKPVGFF; encoded by the coding sequence ATGGCAAATGTAACAAAACCCGAATTTAAAGAAAGATATGGAAACTTTATTGGAGGAAAATTTGTAGACCCAGTAAAAGGGCAATATTTTGAAAACAGATCTCCTGTAGATGGTAAAGTATTTACACAAGCAGCACGATCAACACAAGAAGATATCAATCTTGCATTAGATGCAGCACACGAAGCGTTTCCTGCTTGGAGTAACACGTCTGCAACAGAACGTAGCAATGCGTTATTAAAAATTGCTCAGGTTATGGAAGATAATTTAGAGTATTTAGCAACCTTAGAAACTATTGATAATGGTAAGCCAATTCGTGAAGCTCGTGCTGCAGATATTCCTTACTGTATCGATCACTTCCGTTATTTCGCAGGTGTAATTCGTGCAGATGAAGGTAGTATTTCAGAACATGACAAAGACACTGTAAGTATCGTATTACACGAGCCAGTTGGTGTGGTTGGAGAGATTATCCCATGGAATTTCCCAATGTTAATGTTAGCATGGAAAATTGCTCCAGCTTTAGCAGCAGGTTGTACAGCTGTTGTAAAACCAGCAGAACAAACACCAACAAGTGTTATGATGTTAATGGAACTTATTGGTGATATTTTACCAGCAGGTGTATTAAACATTGTAACTGGTTTTGGTAAAGAAGCTGGTGCAGCATTAGCAACATCTAACAGAATTGCTAAATTATCATTCACAGGTTCTACAGAAACTGGACGTACAGTATTACATAATGCAGCAGAAAATATTATTCCTGTAACTATGGAATTAGGTGGTAAATCACCAAACATTTTCTTCCCATCTGTAGCAGCTCAAGATGATGAGTTTTTTAGTAAAGCTATTGAAGGTGCATTAATGTTTGCTTTAAATCAAGGTGAAATTTGTACCACTCCATCTCGTATTTTAGTACACGAAGATATTGCAGATCGTTTTGTTGAAAAAATGCAAGAACGTTTAAAATTAGTAAAACCAGGAAACCCATTAGATCCAGAAACAATGATTGGTTCTCAGGTATCTAAAGCGCAATACGAAAAAATATTAAACTATATTAAAATTGGTATTGAAGAAGGTGCTGCTGTTTTAGCTGGTGGTGAAGCTGGTAACTATGAAGGTGAATTATCTGAAGGTTATTACATACAACCAACCGTTTTAAAAGGAGATAACAAAATGAGAGTCTTCCAGGAAGAAATTTTTGGACCTGTTGTAGCCTTAACCACTTTTAAAACTACGGAAGAAGCGATTGCTATTGCAAACGACACACCTTACGGATTAGGTGCTGGTGTTTGGTCTCGTGATGCTCACGAATTATACCAAGTGCCACGCGCTATACAAGCAGGTAGAGTTTGGGTAAACCAATACAATACTTATCCAGCGCATGCGCCTTTTGGTGGTGTAAAAGAGTCTGGATTTGGACGTGAAAATCATAAAATGGCATTAGACCATTACCGTGTTGTAAAAAACATGTTGATCTCTTACGACAAGAAACCTGTGGGATTCTTTTAA
- a CDS encoding acyltransferase family protein, protein MKDRIIKSNLLKSKPHFEILDGLRGLAAIVVVIFHFMEIIITDFSENFISHGYLAVDFFFCLSGFVVAYAYDNRIAGMGLKTFIKLRLIRLQPLVIIGSVLGLLTFLFDPYSNLYAIYGFKETALIFITSTFLIPYPVVSERYFNLFNLNAPSWSLFWEYFANLVYATVLFKATKKVLPILVFFAAVILIYVSWNSGSLLGGWSGGTFFDGLARISYSFLMGMLILRSNWIFKNKLGLLSMSALLLLAFLVPYNQHWNWLVDLLIVVLYFPLLVSLGAGAIFTDKYTKLNKFSGKISYPLYMTHYPFMWIFANFVITEKPSIALLSWVIPISVILLISFAYLVFKFLDFPIRHYFTDKLKVSSARQKLTNENL, encoded by the coding sequence ATGAAAGATAGAATTATTAAATCAAATTTATTAAAAAGTAAACCACATTTTGAAATATTAGACGGCTTAAGAGGTTTAGCTGCTATTGTGGTGGTTATTTTTCATTTTATGGAAATTATTATTACCGATTTTAGTGAAAATTTTATTTCACATGGCTATTTAGCTGTAGATTTCTTTTTCTGTTTATCTGGCTTTGTTGTTGCTTATGCTTACGATAATCGTATTGCAGGTATGGGTTTAAAAACTTTTATTAAATTACGATTAATTCGTTTGCAACCTTTAGTTATTATAGGCTCTGTTTTAGGCTTGCTTACTTTTTTGTTTGACCCTTACAGTAATTTATATGCTATATATGGTTTTAAAGAAACTGCATTAATTTTTATAACATCAACTTTTTTAATCCCCTATCCTGTAGTTTCTGAACGCTATTTTAATCTGTTTAATTTAAACGCACCAAGTTGGTCATTATTTTGGGAATATTTTGCCAACTTAGTTTATGCAACCGTATTGTTTAAAGCCACGAAAAAAGTTCTGCCTATATTGGTTTTTTTTGCAGCAGTCATTCTTATTTATGTAAGTTGGAATTCTGGTAGTTTGCTTGGTGGTTGGAGTGGTGGTACTTTCTTTGATGGTTTAGCTCGTATTTCTTATTCTTTTTTAATGGGAATGTTAATTTTGCGTTCTAACTGGATATTTAAAAACAAATTAGGTTTACTAAGTATGAGTGCTTTATTATTATTAGCATTTTTAGTGCCTTATAACCAACATTGGAATTGGTTAGTCGATTTACTTATAGTTGTTTTATACTTTCCACTATTAGTTTCATTAGGGGCTGGAGCTATTTTTACTGATAAATATACTAAGTTAAATAAATTTTCAGGTAAGATTTCTTATCCACTTTACATGACTCATTATCCATTTATGTGGATATTTGCAAATTTTGTCATTACTGAAAAACCAAGCATTGCTCTGTTAAGTTGGGTAATTCCTATTTCAGTAATTTTACTCATAAGCTTTGCATATTTGGTTTTTAAGTTTTTAGACTTCCCTATACGACATTATTTTACTGATAAATTAAAAGTTAGTTCAGCACGTCAAAAACTAACGAACGAAAATCTGTAA
- the ygiD gene encoding 4,5-DOPA dioxygenase extradiol → MDRKRFIKSMALLPLISRSMNLKDLNKMTSTMSNTGKMPVLFLGHGSPMNAIEENEFVTEFRKLGKELARPNAILCISAHWETKGTFVTAMQNPPTIHDFGGFPQALFDVQYPAKGSPELAQETKSIITKTEVGLDDKWGLDHGAWSVIKHLYPNADIPVIQMSIDYSQPAKYHYELAKEISSLRQKGVLIVGSGNIVHNLRMVAWKKLNEQFAYDWATEANEKMKSHILSGDHQKLIDFKSQGRAFDLAIPTPEHYLPLLYTLALKEENEKITLFNDKAVGGSLSMTSIKIESV, encoded by the coding sequence ATGGATAGAAAACGATTTATAAAATCAATGGCGTTATTGCCACTAATAAGTAGAAGTATGAATTTAAAAGATTTAAACAAAATGACTTCAACAATGAGTAACACAGGCAAAATGCCTGTGTTATTTCTTGGTCACGGAAGCCCAATGAATGCCATTGAAGAAAACGAATTTGTTACGGAATTTAGAAAATTGGGGAAAGAATTGGCACGACCAAATGCTATCCTTTGTATTTCTGCACATTGGGAAACAAAAGGCACGTTTGTTACTGCAATGCAAAATCCACCAACCATTCACGATTTTGGTGGTTTTCCACAAGCATTATTTGACGTTCAATATCCAGCAAAAGGAAGCCCAGAACTTGCACAAGAAACCAAAAGTATTATAACCAAAACAGAAGTTGGATTAGATGATAAATGGGGACTTGACCACGGAGCATGGAGCGTAATCAAACATCTATATCCAAATGCCGATATTCCAGTAATACAAATGAGCATTGATTATTCGCAACCAGCAAAATATCATTACGAACTGGCGAAAGAAATTAGTAGCCTTCGTCAGAAAGGAGTTTTGATTGTTGGTAGCGGAAATATTGTCCATAATCTACGTATGGTTGCTTGGAAAAAATTAAACGAACAATTTGCCTATGATTGGGCAACAGAAGCAAACGAAAAAATGAAAAGTCACATTTTAAGTGGCGACCATCAAAAACTTATTGACTTTAAATCACAAGGAAGAGCTTTTGATTTAGCTATTCCGACACCAGAACATTATCTGCCATTACTTTATACATTGGCATTAAAAGAAGAAAATGAAAAAATAACATTATTCAACGACAAAGCAGTCGGAGGCTCGCTATCAATGACTTCTATAAAAATCGAATCTGTATAA
- a CDS encoding type II toxin-antitoxin system RelE/ParE family toxin, whose amino-acid sequence MNFKIIWSDFSETQLDEIYEYYEKKASLKVATKIVTGIIKESEKLIKASFIGQEEELLKDREIQYRYLVFKNYKVIYSVDEQNGFIKIADVFDTRQNPPKMKRTK is encoded by the coding sequence ATGAATTTTAAAATTATTTGGTCAGACTTTTCGGAAACTCAACTTGATGAAATTTATGAATATTACGAAAAGAAAGCAAGTTTAAAAGTTGCTACTAAAATTGTAACTGGAATAATTAAAGAATCGGAAAAATTAATCAAAGCTTCCTTTATTGGACAAGAAGAAGAATTACTTAAAGATAGAGAAATTCAATATCGTTATTTGGTTTTCAAAAACTACAAAGTGATATATTCGGTTGATGAACAAAACGGATTTATAAAAATTGCTGATGTTTTTGATACTCGACAAAATCCACCGAAAATGAAACGAACAAAATAA
- a CDS encoding helix-turn-helix transcriptional regulator produces the protein MNPSAKQQMNKLFHIFRVDEEEAKKISEQPDEPHNHDFEELLIGINGELEHFIDFNTTKIQAPFVSFVTRGKAHRIIPRIYKGKCDIWGIRFKSEFIPETTFQLYSLYHDQANIKFKEGYCFQRLVTLCEMMYSETQQETTDLSITRQLLSVLFTMIEAERKKLETQNEPLHKTQHISFGNFLTILEENYKRSVGVEFYAEKLFMSSRNLNLICQNILEQSVSEIIETRKLIEAKNLLISTDKTISVIAYELGYNENSYFSNVFKKKSGQSPSEFRDDMKKRLIS, from the coding sequence TTGAATCCAAGCGCCAAACAACAAATGAACAAACTATTCCACATATTCAGAGTTGACGAAGAAGAAGCAAAAAAGATTTCTGAACAACCTGACGAACCTCACAATCACGACTTTGAAGAATTGTTGATTGGAATAAACGGAGAGTTGGAGCATTTCATTGATTTTAATACCACCAAAATTCAAGCACCTTTTGTGAGTTTCGTAACCAGAGGAAAGGCACACCGAATAATACCAAGAATTTATAAAGGGAAATGCGACATTTGGGGAATTCGTTTCAAGAGTGAATTTATTCCCGAGACTACATTTCAACTATACTCTCTCTACCACGACCAAGCTAACATAAAATTTAAAGAAGGGTATTGTTTTCAAAGATTGGTTACACTTTGTGAGATGATGTATTCAGAAACACAACAAGAAACAACTGACCTTTCTATAACAAGACAACTATTAAGTGTACTGTTCACTATGATAGAAGCCGAAAGAAAAAAGTTAGAAACACAAAATGAGCCTTTGCATAAAACACAGCATATTTCATTTGGAAATTTTCTGACCATTCTCGAAGAAAATTATAAAAGATCTGTTGGCGTAGAATTTTATGCAGAAAAACTATTTATGTCTTCAAGAAATCTGAATCTAATTTGCCAAAATATTTTAGAGCAAAGCGTATCGGAAATCATTGAAACACGAAAACTAATTGAAGCCAAAAATTTGTTGATTTCCACCGATAAAACAATTTCTGTAATTGCCTATGAATTAGGGTACAATGAAAACTCATACTTCTCTAATGTATTCAAAAAAAAGTCTGGACAATCGCCAAGTGAGTTTAGGGACGATATGAAAAAAAGGCTAATTTCCTAA
- a CDS encoding DUF1905 domain-containing protein, translated as MNYIVENKKLTLQYIPGNGAWTYQLIIPNTKNIKGKWGDLKVSGTIDGYEIKNKNLEPVKNADKKMSINSEIRNAINKDGGDTVIVTLYLENQTQTNDISEILECFKDAQVLGIFEQLEKKEQTEILNEITNVATDDQKAEKIIKSIENLESKKT; from the coding sequence ATGAATTACATTGTTGAAAATAAAAAATTAACGCTTCAATATATTCCCGGAAATGGAGCTTGGACATATCAATTGATAATCCCGAACACAAAAAATATTAAAGGAAAATGGGGCGATTTAAAAGTATCTGGAACTATAGATGGTTATGAAATAAAGAATAAAAATTTAGAACCAGTAAAAAATGCGGACAAAAAAATGTCTATAAATTCAGAAATTAGAAACGCAATAAATAAAGATGGTGGCGATACTGTAATTGTGACCTTATATCTCGAAAATCAAACCCAAACTAACGATATTTCTGAAATTTTGGAATGTTTTAAAGATGCACAAGTTTTAGGAATCTTTGAACAATTGGAAAAAAAAGAACAAACAGAAATTCTAAATGAAATTACGAATGTTGCAACGGACGACCAAAAAGCGGAAAAAATAATCAAGTCGATTGAAAATCTTGAGAGTAAAAAAACATAG
- a CDS encoding helix-turn-helix domain-containing protein, with translation MPIENIPEIFFKDPKVQQDIFVYDFKMTSDVVKSKVNLGMNMFSFLQVGKKQVHFANTSKAVNSEQSLLLKKGNWLWTELLDTEAIYYCKLFFFSEKKLTDFLSKYTKDVKPYQEKVPYFVIENDDYIASFISSLSSITFEDSPYYDAILALKFDEILLYLLDKYGSEFEHYLHALISKEVSPFKNIVEDHVHSNLKLEEIAFLCNMSLSTFKRHFTAEYKEAPGKWLKDKRLQKAKELLQGGDLKASDIYLDVGYNNLSNFSVAFKNKFGISPTEI, from the coding sequence ATGCCAATAGAGAACATACCAGAAATTTTCTTTAAAGACCCAAAAGTACAACAAGACATATTTGTATATGACTTTAAAATGACAAGCGATGTTGTGAAAAGCAAAGTCAATTTAGGAATGAATATGTTTAGTTTTCTACAAGTTGGTAAAAAGCAAGTCCATTTTGCAAACACCTCTAAAGCAGTTAATAGCGAGCAATCATTATTGTTAAAAAAAGGAAACTGGCTTTGGACAGAGTTATTAGACACGGAAGCGATTTATTATTGTAAACTCTTCTTTTTTTCAGAAAAAAAACTAACCGATTTTTTAAGTAAGTACACCAAAGACGTTAAGCCTTACCAAGAAAAGGTGCCATATTTTGTAATAGAAAATGATGATTATATAGCGTCTTTTATAAGTTCGTTGTCTTCTATAACTTTTGAAGATTCTCCATATTACGATGCAATATTAGCGCTTAAATTTGACGAAATACTATTGTACTTACTAGATAAATATGGTAGCGAGTTTGAACATTACTTACATGCTTTAATCTCTAAAGAAGTATCACCTTTTAAAAATATAGTAGAAGATCACGTGCATTCGAATTTAAAATTAGAAGAAATTGCTTTTTTATGCAACATGAGTTTGTCTACATTTAAAAGACATTTTACTGCAGAATATAAAGAAGCTCCAGGAAAATGGTTAAAAGATAAGCGTTTGCAAAAAGCTAAAGAGTTACTACAAGGTGGCGATTTAAAAGCGTCTGACATCTATTTAGACGTCGGTTATAACAACCTATCTAACTTTAGTGTGGCGTTTAAAAACAAATTCGGAATTAGTCCAACCGAAATCTAA
- a CDS encoding RDD family protein → MNETKTHGYQLASKGKRLIASLVEGIIFILLTLGVYLILGKSISEYWNSDFELIEVVYSAITGFIVGAIFYPMFIGNLGHRIFNLKVISEETGKDYNKAEKGAIRECLKYALGYLLIPIIWILWDEKNQNLYDKLTKTLVVEKTRMNKNVLQHRI, encoded by the coding sequence ATGAACGAAACAAAAACACACGGATACCAATTAGCATCAAAAGGAAAAAGACTTATAGCTTCACTTGTTGAAGGAATAATATTTATTCTTTTAACTTTGGGAGTTTATCTAATATTAGGGAAATCTATTTCTGAATATTGGAATAGTGACTTTGAATTAATTGAAGTAGTTTACTCTGCTATTACAGGATTTATTGTTGGAGCAATATTTTATCCAATGTTTATAGGGAATTTAGGACATAGAATTTTTAATTTGAAAGTGATTTCAGAAGAAACTGGAAAAGATTATAATAAAGCAGAAAAAGGAGCGATTCGTGAATGTTTGAAATATGCTTTAGGATATTTATTAATTCCAATTATTTGGATATTATGGGACGAAAAAAATCAGAATTTATATGACAAACTAACAAAAACGTTAGTGGTTGAAAAAACAAGAATGAATAAAAACGTGCTACAACACCGTATATAA
- a CDS encoding YqhA family protein: MNAFRVVIFNYIPENKAHLHPADIATTYLIKSLDTFLIALVLFIFAHGVYTLFISNKIYDDGNGVLKWIRTPNIGHLKNVLAEVIVIILFVKFLEVVFVNIDNLKWEILILPASIVLLALGLKFLSLNKEDIDKTKK, from the coding sequence ATTAATGCTTTTAGAGTTGTCATCTTCAATTATATTCCTGAAAATAAAGCACATTTACATCCTGCAGATATAGCCACTACTTATCTTATAAAATCTTTAGATACGTTTTTAATAGCATTGGTGCTATTCATTTTTGCACACGGAGTTTATACTTTGTTTATTTCAAACAAAATATATGATGATGGAAATGGTGTTTTAAAATGGATTAGAACACCAAATATTGGTCATTTAAAAAATGTGCTTGCCGAAGTTATTGTCATTATTCTTTTTGTGAAATTTCTTGAGGTAGTATTTGTAAATATTGACAACCTTAAATGGGAGATTTTAATACTTCCAGCATCTATTGTGCTATTAGCATTGGGTTTAAAATTTTTAAGTCTTAATAAAGAAGATATTGATAAAACTAAAAAATAA
- a CDS encoding toxin-antitoxin system YwqK family antitoxin — protein sequence MKTLQKSIFLLLISFSCFSQKNEREKLNLVFFDKCTNNFIKPEIEIDTIAGLKNGRLLTYYIKRGDWISQAFSSTMLNRESIDTIKIPKILFSFGNELHSKRWNYLNCEKICEGIETDFYENGNKRIEGNFKNGKPVELKEFKENGKLFSQSFYENFTLNFKRINYFNENEEIYEYDIYENKKRKTIIRTFDKNGVLISKEIEKKHIEKRH from the coding sequence ATGAAGACATTGCAAAAATCAATCTTTCTGCTATTAATCAGCTTTTCGTGTTTTAGTCAAAAAAACGAAAGGGAAAAACTGAATTTAGTTTTCTTTGACAAATGCACTAATAATTTTATAAAACCTGAAATAGAAATTGACACTATTGCAGGTTTGAAAAATGGAAGACTATTAACTTACTATATAAAACGTGGAGATTGGATTTCTCAAGCTTTTTCTTCAACTATGCTCAATAGAGAATCAATTGATACAATTAAAATTCCGAAAATCCTTTTTTCCTTTGGAAATGAATTGCATTCAAAACGGTGGAATTACTTAAATTGTGAAAAAATTTGTGAAGGAATAGAAACTGACTTCTACGAAAACGGAAATAAGAGAATTGAAGGAAATTTTAAAAACGGAAAGCCAGTTGAATTAAAAGAGTTTAAGGAAAATGGGAAATTATTTTCGCAGAGTTTTTACGAAAATTTTACATTGAATTTTAAACGAATTAATTACTTCAATGAAAATGAAGAGATTTATGAATATGACATTTACGAGAATAAAAAAAGAAAAACTATAATTCGAACATTTGACAAAAATGGAGTTTTAATTAGTAAAGAAATTGAGAAAAAACATATTGAAAAAAGACATTAA
- a CDS encoding IS30 family transposase: MKLKKHRRLTLKERVIIQTLLIEKKSKSYIAKKLKRAPSTITREVNKWVQKKEDNYDAELAHWCVKEDYLNKRNLDKISTYSLLKFFVYRGLLSNWTPEQISGRLKELYPNDPIMSISHEAIYRHIYTRPQARLNKKLIKLLVRKKTRRRTPKKRRGGGSKIINQISIDNRPKHIDLRNEVGHWEGDLVIGKNHKSAIGTIVERKTRFTLIVKLESKKAGEVANKFSKILNKLNPIYKKSMTYDNGIEMARHEIITKNTGMKIYFAHPYSSWERGTNENTNGLIRRYLPKGTNFNEIDLNQLQIIQEKLNNRPRKIIGYKTPQEMIDLELKFVA; this comes from the coding sequence ATGAAATTAAAAAAACATAGAAGATTAACTTTAAAAGAAAGAGTGATTATTCAGACACTTTTAATAGAAAAAAAGTCAAAATCCTACATCGCTAAAAAACTAAAAAGAGCACCTTCAACAATTACAAGAGAAGTGAATAAATGGGTACAAAAAAAGGAAGATAATTATGATGCTGAACTTGCTCATTGGTGTGTTAAAGAAGATTACTTAAACAAAAGAAACTTAGATAAAATAAGTACATATTCTCTACTTAAATTTTTTGTTTATAGAGGTCTTTTATCAAACTGGACACCGGAACAAATTTCAGGAAGACTCAAAGAGCTGTATCCTAATGACCCAATAATGTCTATTTCACACGAAGCTATTTATAGACACATTTATACTAGACCACAAGCTCGTTTAAACAAAAAGTTAATCAAACTATTAGTACGTAAAAAAACAAGGCGTAGAACACCTAAAAAAAGACGTGGTGGTGGATCTAAAATAATCAATCAAATCAGCATTGACAATAGACCTAAGCATATTGATCTCAGAAATGAAGTTGGACATTGGGAAGGGGATTTAGTCATTGGAAAAAATCATAAAAGTGCTATTGGAACTATAGTAGAACGCAAAACTAGATTTACTTTAATAGTGAAATTAGAGTCTAAAAAAGCAGGTGAAGTAGCAAACAAATTTTCTAAAATATTAAATAAATTAAATCCTATTTATAAAAAATCAATGACATATGATAACGGAATTGAAATGGCAAGACACGAAATAATCACCAAAAATACAGGTATGAAAATATACTTTGCTCATCCATATTCTTCCTGGGAAAGAGGTACAAACGAAAACACTAATGGGCTCATTAGAAGGTATCTTCCTAAAGGAACAAACTTCAATGAAATTGACCTAAATCAACTACAGATTATTCAAGAAAAATTGAACAACAGACCTCGAAAAATTATTGGTTATAAAACTCCTCAAGAAATGATAGATCTTGAACTTAAATTTGTAGCTTAG
- a CDS encoding YceI family protein, translating into MKTTKWSIDPAHSEITFKVKHLMISNVKGEFKTFQANIDGEDFTKSTISANIDASSISTNNNDRDTHLKSSDFFEVEKYPEITFVSTSIKKVDDDEFKLVGDLTIKGTTKEITLDNEFGGFMKDPYGNEKAGFSINGKLNRKDFGLNWNAALEAGGVMVGNEIKINAEVQFIKQVS; encoded by the coding sequence ATGAAAACAACAAAATGGTCAATAGACCCAGCACATAGCGAAATCACTTTTAAAGTAAAACACTTAATGATTTCTAACGTAAAAGGAGAATTTAAAACTTTTCAAGCAAACATTGATGGCGAAGATTTTACAAAATCAACAATTTCGGCAAACATTGATGCAAGTTCTATATCAACCAACAATAACGATAGAGACACGCACCTCAAAAGTTCTGACTTCTTTGAAGTAGAAAAATATCCAGAAATTACATTTGTAAGCACTTCAATCAAAAAAGTAGATGATGATGAATTCAAATTAGTAGGCGACCTTACAATTAAAGGAACTACTAAAGAAATCACGTTAGATAACGAGTTTGGAGGTTTTATGAAAGACCCTTACGGAAACGAAAAAGCAGGTTTTTCCATAAATGGCAAACTGAACCGTAAAGACTTCGGACTCAATTGGAATGCTGCCTTGGAAGCAGGAGGCGTTATGGTAGGTAATGAGATTAAAATTAACGCAGAGGTTCAATTTATAAAGCAAGTTTCATAA
- a CDS encoding DUF6933 domain-containing protein produces the protein MSKTRIFTTRKLEKITKEFISENEEFNNEYLGDWTSTLFYVSHKKCWLLINKMTKYLLILPNIKKTDLKNISSIFKENLFAQLTFDGIETRYELVEKIIGEIKLQETNNDRSTNGSLNNCLLFLEDWKYEFGDYENMNFRDLNGRLNSSPNKMLNWKYPKEKMNEMINNYEKKSFLEKNRIVL, from the coding sequence ATGAGTAAAACAAGAATATTTACAACTCGAAAGTTAGAAAAAATAACGAAAGAATTTATATCTGAAAATGAGGAATTTAATAATGAATATTTAGGAGATTGGACTTCTACTCTATTTTATGTAAGTCATAAAAAATGTTGGTTATTAATCAATAAAATGACAAAATACCTTTTAATCTTACCGAATATAAAGAAAACTGACTTAAAAAATATATCTTCTATTTTTAAAGAGAATTTATTTGCTCAACTAACTTTTGACGGAATTGAAACAAGATATGAATTGGTGGAGAAAATAATCGGAGAAATTAAATTGCAGGAAACAAATAATGACAGAAGTACTAATGGTTCTTTAAATAACTGTTTGCTTTTTCTTGAGGATTGGAAATATGAATTTGGAGATTATGAAAATATGAACTTTAGAGATTTGAATGGCAGACTAAATAGTTCACCGAACAAAATGTTGAATTGGAAATATCCAAAAGAAAAAATGAATGAAATGATAAATAATTACGAAAAAAAATCATTTTTAGAAAAAAACAGAATTGTACTTTAA